One region of Sulfuriroseicoccus oceanibius genomic DNA includes:
- the rsmA gene encoding 16S rRNA (adenine(1518)-N(6)/adenine(1519)-N(6))-dimethyltransferase RsmA, whose translation MNLTQIKERLIELDVQPSRAMGQNFLHDENSARWIADQLNVSADDCVVEVGPGTGALTEHVVGKCRKLILVEFDRRLAEGLMERFADREDVVVHHCDAVRFDVRMLYKERPVKFIGNLPYSCGGEIIRNFLSSPSPIEKAVLMLQHEVIERLAATPGNKNYGVFTLRTQAYWNVQSIKKLGPELFHPRPKIDSSVALLTPIDRASRPAFNPSVFDRVIRTGFSQRRKQLRKLMQPLLDGRDWADVVAAIGSSESVRAEELPLSSWITLTNLFDPHPLKHNPQSAAEVFDVVDDNDEVIGTATRGEVHEKQLKHRAVHVFLFDKKGNLLLQKRSHLKDVHPQTWDSSAAGHLDSGEDYATSAAREVVEETGLEGVELQEVGKLPPSDATGWEFVTLFRGNYRGKPEFPASEVEAMLAFPLDEIRAWVERCSQDFATGFLECFRLFEEKEG comes from the coding sequence ATGAACTTGACCCAGATCAAAGAACGACTGATCGAACTCGACGTCCAGCCGAGCCGTGCCATGGGGCAGAACTTTCTGCACGATGAAAACTCGGCGCGTTGGATTGCGGATCAGTTGAATGTTTCCGCCGACGACTGTGTGGTGGAGGTGGGCCCAGGCACCGGCGCGCTCACCGAGCATGTGGTGGGCAAGTGCCGCAAGTTGATCCTGGTCGAGTTCGACCGCCGTCTGGCCGAGGGCTTGATGGAAAGGTTCGCCGACCGCGAGGACGTCGTCGTCCATCATTGCGATGCCGTGCGCTTCGACGTGCGCATGCTTTACAAAGAGCGGCCGGTTAAGTTCATCGGCAACCTACCGTACTCCTGCGGTGGTGAGATCATCCGCAATTTCCTGTCTTCACCGTCGCCGATCGAGAAGGCGGTCTTGATGCTCCAGCACGAAGTGATCGAGCGTCTGGCCGCCACGCCGGGGAACAAAAACTACGGTGTGTTCACGCTGCGCACGCAGGCCTATTGGAATGTGCAATCGATCAAGAAGCTCGGGCCTGAGTTGTTCCACCCGCGCCCGAAGATTGATTCGTCCGTCGCGTTGCTGACGCCGATCGACCGTGCATCGCGTCCTGCGTTCAACCCATCGGTCTTCGACCGCGTGATTCGTACCGGGTTTTCCCAGCGCCGCAAGCAGCTGCGCAAGTTGATGCAGCCGCTGCTCGACGGACGCGATTGGGCGGACGTGGTCGCGGCGATTGGCTCATCGGAGTCGGTGCGGGCCGAAGAACTGCCACTCTCCAGCTGGATCACGTTGACCAATTTGTTTGATCCGCACCCGCTCAAGCACAACCCGCAGTCGGCCGCTGAGGTGTTCGACGTGGTGGATGACAACGATGAAGTCATCGGTACTGCGACGCGTGGCGAGGTGCATGAAAAGCAGCTCAAGCACCGCGCGGTGCATGTGTTCCTCTTCGACAAAAAGGGGAACCTGCTGCTGCAGAAGCGCTCTCATCTCAAGGACGTGCACCCGCAGACCTGGGACAGCAGCGCCGCCGGGCATCTCGACTCGGGGGAGGACTACGCAACCTCCGCCGCTCGCGAAGTGGTCGAGGAGACCGGGCTCGAGGGTGTCGAGTTGCAGGAGGTGGGCAAGCTGCCACCATCGGATGCGACCGGCTGGGAGTTTGTGACGCTTTTCCGTGGCAACTACCGCGGCAAGCCGGAGTTTCCAGCCAGCGAGGTGGAAGCCATGTTGGCGTTCCCTCTCGATGAGATCCGCGCGTGGGTCGAGCGTTGCTCGCAAGACTTCGCCACCGGCTTCCTCGAATGCTTCCGCTTGTTTGAAGA